Below is a window of Callithrix jacchus isolate 240 chromosome 15, calJac240_pri, whole genome shotgun sequence DNA.
TTCTCAGATTACTCTCCTGGAGGCTCAGAATAGAACTGGGGAGGCAGATAGAGAAATCAGTGAGGTAAGTGATATATTCTTAATATAACCAGAACATGAACTAGATTAAGAGAAGGTATCTTCATACCAAAACATGTCTATAATTTTCTAGTGTTGACGGAGAAATATATTACCTACAGAGTAAGATCTATTTAAGACATTCATAATGGTTATTACATCTCATTTATTGTCACTTGTTTCTGAATATTGGAATTCACTGTCCTAAAGCAACATAAATACAGTAACTACTTATTTAGGATTTGATAACTCAGTTTTTATACTGGGTTATCTGTCTCAACTTCTTTGTTCATCCCAGAAAAGTTTCTCAGTGAAGAGATTAGATAAGATTTATTGGGCCTCTTTCCCCACAATTGGCACAGTTTTACTAAGATGAAATATAAAGGGCTCTTTGGAGAATGATGTTTTTTTTATAATCTGAAAATTACTATAAGAAATATATGGTTGCTTAGTATCATTCTCTTGATTTAAGATTATTGTCATCTGTTTTGTGCTTAGTTAGCTGTATTCTTTTAATCAGTAATTCAGTGGTAGAATCATATATGCCCTTGAGGAATAATGTGGCTTCCTAACATAAGTATTGTGTgtgcttacattttttaaaaaaataatcaattaggaattttattctgaagaaaaaaacagcttCTCATGTAAGGAGTATCTAGAAAGTGAATTCCAGGTTTCCTTACATCTTATGAATGGGGCTTGACTTCAGTGCAGGATTGGCAAAGTGCCCTTGGAGTTCCAATTGGGAGAtacaaactgattttaaaaggaTTTAGCAGTATTATGGTACAACGGAGGTTTTGACTAAAAAGTCTGAGGTTTTGGAAGATGAAATACAAGTTTTTAGTtgaggtattttttaaatattataaaacatttgattaaaactttttttttttttaaatagatcagCATTGTTGATATTACCAACAAGAGGAGGTCTTCTACCGAGGAAAATGGACATGATGTTCTAGAGAATACATTTTCTCAGAAACATAAAGAATTATCAGTTTTATTGTTGGAAATGAAAGAAGCTCAAGAGGAAATTGCATTTCTTAAATTACAGCTCCAGGGAAAAAGGGCTGAGGAAGGGGATTATGAGATCCTTGaccagaaagaaatgaaacagatgGAGGGTGAGGGAATAGCTCTAACTAAAATGAAAGTATTTCCTGAAGATACCGGGCAAGATTTTCCCTTAATGCCAAATGAAGAGAGCAGTCTTTCAGCAGTTGAAAAAGAACAGGAGAGCACTGAACATCAAAATAGAACTTCTGAGGAAATATCTTTAAATTATGCTGGAGTAGAATTGCAATCAACAAAGCAGGATGGTGATAAATCCCTTTCTTCTGTATCAGATACTGGTCAGTGTCATCAGAATGAGTTGGAAAGGTTAAAAAGTCAAATTTTGGAGCTTGAGCTAAACTTTCATAAAGCACAAGAAATCTATGAGAATAATCTAGATGAGAAAGTTAAGGAAATTAGCAACCTAACGCAGTTAATtgaggagtttaaaaaaaatgctgacacCACCAGCGGTGCATTCACTGCTTTGTCTGAAGAAAGAGACCGGCTTCTTTCTCAGGTGAAGGAACTTAGCATAGTAACAGAATTGAGGGCTCAGGTAAAGCAACTGGAAATGAACCTTGCAGAAGCAGAAAGGCAAAGAAGACTTGACTATGAAAGCCAAACTACTCATCACAACCTGCTCACTGAACAGATCCACAGTCTCAGCATAGAAGCCAAATCTAAAGATGTGAAAATTGAAGTTTTACAGAATGAACTGGATGATATGCAGCTTCAATTTTCTGAGCAGAGTACACTGATAAGAAGCCTGCAAAGCCAGCTGCAAAAGAAGGAAAGTGAAGTGCTTGAGGGGGCAGAACGTGTCAGGGATATCTCAAATAAGGTGGAAGAACTGTCCCTGGCTCTTTCACAGAAGGAACTTGAAATAGCAAAAATGGATCAACTCTTACTAGAGAAAAAGAGGGATGTGGAAACCCTCCAACAAACCATCGAGGAGAAGGATCAACAAGTGACAGAAATCAGCTTTAGTATGACTGAGAAAATGGTTCAGCTTAATGAAGAGAAGTTTTCTCTTGGGGTTGAAATTAAGACTCTAAAAGAACAGCTAAATTTATTATCCAGAgctgaagaagcaaaaaaagagcAGGTGGAAGAAGATAATGAAGTTGCTTCTGGCCTTAAACAAAATTATGATGAGATGAGTCCAGCAGGACTAACAAGTAAGGAAGAACTTCAGCGTGAATTAGACCTTCTGAAGAAAGAAAgtgagcagagaaagagaaagctccAGGCAGCTCTTATTAACAGAAAGGAGCTTCTGCAAAGAGTCAGTATATTGGAAGAGGAATTAGCCAACTTGAAAGATGAATCTAAGAAAGAGATTCCACTCAGTGAGAGTGAGAGGGGAGACGtggaagaagataaagaaaacaaagaatactCAGAAAAATCTGTGACTTCTAAGtgccaagaaatagaaatttctttgAAACAGACAATATCTGAGAAAGAAGTGGAACTAGATCATATAAGGAAGAATTTGGAAGAAAAGATGGCAGCTGAAGAGCAATTACAGGCTGTGGTCAAACAGATGAATCAGACCTTGCAAGATAAAACAAACCAAATAGATTTGCTCCAAGCGAAAATCAATGAAAAGCAAGCAGTTATCCAGAAGTTAACCACAAGTAACAAGGATGCAGGTGATGGGGACTCTGTAGCACTTGTAAAGGAAACGTTGGTGGTAAGTCCACCTTGTACAGATAGTGGTGAACCCTGGAAACCAGAACTGGAGGAAAAGATACTGGcccttgaaaaagaaaaggagcaacTTCAAAAGAAGCTACAAGAAGCCTTAACCTCCCGCAAGGCAATTCTTAAAAAGGcacaggagaaagaaagacatCTTAGGGAGGAGCTAAAGCAACAGAAAGATGACTATAATCACTTGCAAGAACAGTTTGATGAGCAAAGCAAGGAAAATGAGAATATTGGAGACCAGCTAAGGCAACTCCAGATTCAAGTGAGGGAATCCATAGAAGGAAAACTCCCAGGCACTGACCAGCAGGAATCGTACTCTCCCACTCCGGGTTTTGAAGAACCTTTATTCAAAGCCACAGAACAGCATCACACTCAACCTGTTTTAGAGTCCAACTTGTGCCCAGACTGGCCTGCTCATTCTGAAGATGCAAGTGCTCTGCAGGACGGAACTTCTGTTACCCAGATGAAGGCCCAGCTGAAGGAAATGGAAGCTGAGAAAGAAGAGTTGGAATTGAAAGTTAATTCTACAACAAGTGAGCTTACTAAAAAGTCAGAAGAGGTATTTCAGTTACAAGAGCAGATAAATAAACAGGGTTTAGAAATCGAGAGTCTAAAGACAGCATCCCATGAAGCTGAAGTCCATGCAGAAAGCCTGCAGCAGAAATTGGAAAGCAGCCAGCTACAAATTGCTGGCCTAGAACATCTAAGAGAATTGCAGCCTGAACTAGATGAACTGCGAAAACTCATAAGCAAAAAGGAAGACGACGTTAGCTACCTTTCTGGACAACTTAGTGAGAAAGAAGCAGCTCTCACTAAAGTACGGACAGAGATAATAGAACAAGAAGATTTAATTAAGGCTCTGCATACACAGCTAGAAATGCAAGCCAAAGAGCATAATGAGAGGATAAAGCAGCTACAGGTGGAACTTTGTGAAATGAAGCAAAAACCAGAAGAGACTGGAGAAGAAAGTAAAGCAAAGCAACAAATACAGAGGAAACTGCAAGCTGCCCTTATTTCCCGAAAAGAagcactaaaagaaaacaaaagtctcCAAGAGGAATTGTCTTTGGCTAGAGGTACCATTGAACGTCTCACCAAGTCTCTGACAGATGTGGAAAGCCAAATTTCtgttcaaaataaagaaaaagatacattctTAGGAAGGTTAGCTCTTCTTCAGGAAGAAAGAGACAAACTTATTACAGAAATGGACAGGTCTTTATTGGAAAATCAGAGTCTCAGTGGCTCTTGCGAAAGTCTAAAACTAGCTCTAGAGGGTCTTACTGAAGACAAGGAAAAGTTAGTGAAGGAAATTGAATCTTTGAAATCTTCTAAGATTGCAGAAAGTACTGAGTGGCAAGAGAAACACAAGGAGCTACAAAAGGAATATGAAATTCTTCTTCAGTCCTATGAGAACGTTAGTAATGAAGCAGAAAGGATTCAGCATGTGGTGGAAGCTGTGAGGCAAGAGAAGCAAGAACTGTATGTCAAGTTAAGAAGCACAGAGGCAAACAAGAAGGAGACGGAAAAGCAGTTGCAGGAAGCTGAacaagaaatggaagaaatgaaagaaaagatgagaaagttTGCTAaatctaaacaacagaaaatccTAGAGCTGGAAGAAGAGAATGACCGGCTTAGAGCAGAGGTGCACCCTGCAGGAGGTACAGCTAAAGAGTGTATGGAAACACTTGTTTCTTCCAATTCCAGCATGAAAGAAGAACTTGAAAGGGTTAAAATGGAGTATGAAACCCTTTCTAAGAAGTTTCAGTCTTTAATGTCTGAGAAAGAGTCTCTAAGTGAAGAGGTTCAAGATTTAAAGCATCAGATAGAAGGTAATGTATCTAAACAAGCTAACCTAGAGGCCACTGAGAAACATGATAACCAAATGAATGTCACTGAAGAGGCAACACAGTCTATGCCAGGTGAAActaaagagcaagactctctgaGTATGAGCACAAGGCCTGCATGTTCAGAATCAGTTCCATCAGAGAACAGTGCCAACCCTGATGTAAGTGAGAATCTCAGTTCCCATGATGAAATTAATAACTACCTACAGCAGATTGATCAGCTCAAAGAAAGAATTGTTGGATTAGAGGAGGAGCAGCAGAAAAACAAGGAATTTAGCCAGACTttagaaaatgagagaaatgccTTACTCAGTCAGGTATCAACAAAGGATGGTGAAGTAAAAATGCTTCAGGAAGAAGTAACCAAAATGAACCTGTTAAATCAGCAAATCCAAGAAGAACTCTCCAGAGTTACCAAGCTAAaggagacagcagaagaagagaaagatgatTTGGAAGAGAGGCTTATGAATCAATTAGCAGAACTTAATGGAAGCATTGGGAATTACTGTCAGGATGTTACAGATGcccaaataaaaaatgagctaCTAGAATCTGAAATGAAGAACCTTAAAAGGTGTGTGAGTGAATTGGAAGAAGAAAAGCAGCAGTTAGTCAAGGAAAAAACTAAGGTGGAATCAGAAATACGAAAGGAATATTTGGAGAAAATACAAGGTGCTCAGAAAGAACCCGGTAATAAAAGTCATACAAAGGAACTTCAGGAactgttaaaagaaaagcaacaagaAGTAAAGCAGCTACAGAAGGACTGCATCAGGTATCAAGAGAAAATTAGTGCTCTGGAGAGGACTGTTAAAGCCCTAGAATTTGTTCAGTCTGAATCCCAAAAAGATTTGGAAATAACCAAAGAAAATCTGGCTCAAGCAGTTGAATACCGCAAAAAGGCAGAAGCAGAATTAGCTAGCTTCAAAGTTCTGCTAGATGACACTCAAAGTGAAGCAGCAAGGGTCTTAGCAGACAATCTCAAGTTGAAAAAGGAACTTCAGTCAAATAAAGAATCAGTTAAAAGCCAAATGAAACAAAAGGATGAAGATCTTGAGCGAAGACTGGAACAGGCAGAAGAGAAGCACCTGAAAGAGAAGAAGAATATGCAAGAGAAACTGGATGCTTTGCGCAGAGAAAAAGTCCACTTGGAAGAGACAATTGGAGAGATTCAGGTTACTTTGaacaagaaagacaaagaagttCAGCAACTTCAGGAAAACTTGGACAGTACTGTGGCCCAGCTTGCAGCCTTTACGAAGAGCATGTCTTCTCTACAGGATGATCGTGACAGGGTGATAGATGAAGCTAAGAAATGGGAGAGGAAGTTCAGTGATGCGATTCAaaccaaagaagaagaaattagacTCAAAGAAGAGAATTGCAGTGTTCTAAAGGATCAACTTAGACAGATGTCCATCCATATGGAGGAATTAAAGATTAACATTTCCAGGTAAATGAGTAATGAATCTTTTCTCCTGTAGAGGTAATTGGAAGCTAAGAAAGTGTCTAAACTATTTCTGCTTCCTTTAAGACAATGGGACTAATTTTGACATGAATTCCCATGGAAGATATATTCTCTCTCActtctgactctttttttttggcaaataacAATCCTGTTACAACTGCATGAACATGAAAAGTTCACATCTTCTCATCTTTCTGTTGAGAGATAgctgtatttctttttactcCCATTTCAACTGCTCTTGTCTGGATTTTAACCACAGTACTCTCAAATTTTATTGCCTTGGTGTACTAGATGGTCTcatcttttctccttcctgtaGTCCACATTAATTCATATTGCATATGCCTCTTAGAGtcattttttctcaaatttcaattttatatCACTTTTTAAGCTCTAGAACTAGCAATGTCTCTCATCCTCTGTATTCCTTACTTCTATTAGGATCCTTCTGTTCTAAATAGATTTCCTCACTGTCCCATATCAAGATTATCCCATAGATAGGCCAGATATTAGCTTGTCtggaacaaagtagaataaaataggagaaaatactacTTTTCAGAGTGTCTAAAACCATGTCACTAAAATAAGCAACACATTTTGGAGTTTACGACTTAAATATATGAACCCTTAGTTGTGATATACCTTTAATACATAGCATTCAGTAGACAAAGTGTAGGTACAGAGAATTAATACCTCTTCAGAAAAACATTTAACATCTTCTGTTATATATGTTAATTCATTTGTAAATCTATTGAGTATATGTTATAGTATTTGTTCTTAGGGAAACATAGTTTTTTCTTGAAATCTATAACTAATGACCTTCTCTCTGTTTCAGGCTTGAACATGACAGGCAGATTTGGGAGTCCAAGGCCCAGACAGAGGTCCAGCTTCAACAGAAGGTCTGTGATACTCTACAGGGGGAAAACAAGGAACTTTTGTCTCAGCTAGAAGAGACACGCCACCTATACCACAATTCTCAGAATGAATTAGCTAAGTTGGAATCAGAATTTAAGATTCTTAAAGAGCAGTTGACTGATTTAAGTAACTCTTTGGAAAAAtgtaaggaacagaaagaaaacttggAAGGGATCATAAGGCAGCAagaggctgatatccagaattctaAGTTCATTTATGAACAACTGGAGACTGATCTTCAGGCCTCCAGAGAACTGACCAGTAAGCtgcatgaagaaataaatatgaaagagCAAAAGATTATAAGCCTGCTTTCTGGCAAGGAAGAGGCAATCCAGGTAGCTATTGCTGAACTGCAACAGCAACAtgataaagaaattaaagagctGGAAAACCTGCTgtcccaggaggaagaggagaatatTGTTTTAGAAGAGGAGAACAAAAAGGCTGTTGACAAAACCTATCAGCTTATGGAAACACTGAAAAAcatcaaaaaggaaaacattcagCAAAAGGCACAGTTGGATTCCTTCGTTAAATCCATGTCTTCTCTCCAAAATGATCGAGACCGCATAGTGGGTGACTATCAACAGCTGGAAGAGCGACATCTCTctgtaattttagaaaaagacCAACTCATCCAAGAGGCTGCTGCTGAGAATAACAAGCTTAAGGAAGAAATACGAGGCTTGAGAAGTCATATGGATGATCTCAATTCTGAGAATGCCAAGCTAGATGCAGAACTGATCCAATATAGAGAAGACCTGAACCAAGTGATATCAATAAAGGACAGTCAGCAAAAGCAGCTTCTTGAAGCTCAACTTCAACAAAATAAGGAGCTGCAAAATAAATATGCTAAATTAGAAGAAAAGCTGAAGGAGTCTGAGGAAGCAAATGA
It encodes the following:
- the GOLGB1 gene encoding golgin subfamily B member 1 isoform X17; the encoded protein is MEFSNTTQEDVQERLAYAEQLVVELKDIIRQKDVQLQQKDEALQEERKAADNKIKKLKLHAKAKLTSLNKHIEEMKAQGGTVLPTEPQSEEQLSKFDKSSAEMEEFVVMKQQLREKEELISTLQAELSQTQAEQAAQKLRVLQRKLEEHEESLVGRAQVVDLLQQELTAAEQRNRVLSQQLQQMEAECNTLRNTVETERQESKILLEKMELEVAERKLSFHNLQEEMRHLLEQFEQAGQAQAELESRYSALEKKHKAEMEEKTSHILSLQKTGQELQSACDALKDQNAKLFQDKNEQAVQSSQTIQQLEDQLQQKSKEISQFLNKPPLQQHETASQTSFPDVYNEGTQAVTEENIASLQKRVVELENEKGALLLSSIELEELKAENEKLSSQITLLEAQNRTGEADREISEISIVDITNKRRSSTEENGHDVLENTFSQKHKELSVLLLEMKEAQEEIAFLKLQLQGKRAEEGDYEILDQKEMKQMEGEGIALTKMKVFPEDTGQDFPLMPNEESSLSAVEKEQESTEHQNRTSEEISLNYAGVELQSTKQDGDKSLSSVSDTGQCHQNELERLKSQILELELNFHKAQEIYENNLDEKVKEISNLTQLIEEFKKNADTTSGAFTALSEERDRLLSQVKELSIVTELRAQVKQLEMNLAEAERQRRLDYESQTTHHNLLTEQIHSLSIEAKSKDVKIEVLQNELDDMQLQFSEQSTLIRSLQSQLQKKESEVLEGAERVRDISNKVEELSLALSQKELEIAKMDQLLLEKKRDVETLQQTIEEKDQQVTEISFSMTEKMVQLNEEKFSLGVEIKTLKEQLNLLSRAEEAKKEQVEEDNEVASGLKQNYDEMSPAGLTSKEELQRELDLLKKESEQRKRKLQAALINRKELLQRVSILEEELANLKDESKKEIPLSESERGDVEEDKENKEYSEKSVTSKCQEIEISLKQTISEKEVELDHIRKNLEEKMAAEEQLQAVVKQMNQTLQDKTNQIDLLQAKINEKQAVIQKLTTSNKDAGDGDSVALVKETLVVSPPCTDSGEPWKPELEEKILALEKEKEQLQKKLQEALTSRKAILKKAQEKERHLREELKQQKDDYNHLQEQFDEQSKENENIGDQLRQLQIQVRESIEGKLPGTDQQESYSPTPGFEEPLFKATEQHHTQPVLESNLCPDWPAHSEDASALQDGTSVTQMKAQLKEMEAEKEELELKVNSTTSELTKKSEEVFQLQEQINKQGLEIESLKTASHEAEVHAESLQQKLESSQLQIAGLEHLRELQPELDELRKLISKKEDDVSYLSGQLSEKEAALTKVRTEIIEQEDLIKALHTQLEMQAKEHNERIKQLQVELCEMKQKPEETGEESKAKQQIQRKLQAALISRKEALKENKSLQEELSLARGTIERLTKSLTDVESQISVQNKEKDTFLGRLALLQEERDKLITEMDRSLLENQSLSGSCESLKLALEGLTEDKEKLVKEIESLKSSKIAESTEWQEKHKELQKEYEILLQSYENVSNEAERIQHVVEAVRQEKQELYVKLRSTEANKKETEKQLQEAEQEMEEMKEKMRKFAKSKQQKILELEEENDRLRAEVHPAGGTAKECMETLVSSNSSMKEELERVKMEYETLSKKFQSLMSEKESLSEEVQDLKHQIEGNVSKQANLEATEKHDNQMNVTEEATQSMPGETKEQDSLSMSTRPACSESVPSENSANPDVSENLSSHDEINNYLQQIDQLKERIVGLEEEQQKNKEFSQTLENERNALLSQVSTKDGEVKMLQEEVTKMNLLNQQIQEELSRVTKLKETAEEEKDDLEERLMNQLAELNGSIGNYCQDVTDAQIKNELLESEMKNLKRCVSELEEEKQQLVKEKTKVESEIRKEYLEKIQGAQKEPGNKSHTKELQELLKEKQQEVKQLQKDCIRYQEKISALERTVKALEFVQSESQKDLEITKENLAQAVEYRKKAEAELASFKVLLDDTQSEAARVLADNLKLKKELQSNKESVKSQMKQKDEDLERRLEQAEEKHLKEKKNMQEKLDALRREKVHLEETIGEIQVTLNKKDKEVQQLQENLDSTVAQLAAFTKSMSSLQDDRDRVIDEAKKWERKFSDAIQTKEEEIRLKEENCSVLKDQLRQMSIHMEELKINISRLEHDRQIWESKAQTEVQLQQKVCDTLQGENKELLSQLEETRHLYHNSQNELAKLESEFKILKEQLTDLSNSLEKCKEQKENLEGIIRQQEADIQNSKFIYEQLETDLQASRELTSKLHEEINMKEQKIISLLSGKEEAIQVAIAELQQQHDKEIKELENLLSQEEEENIVLEEENKKAVDKTYQLMETLKNIKKENIQQKAQLDSFVKSMSSLQNDRDRIVGDYQQLEERHLSVILEKDQLIQEAAAENNKLKEEIRGLRSHMDDLNSENAKLDAELIQYREDLNQVISIKDSQQKQLLEAQLQQNKELQNKYAKLEEKLKESEEANEDLQRSSNVLQEEKRDLSKEIESLKVSVSQLKRQVTALQEEGTVGIYHAQLKVKEEELQKLTAVLSSSQKRITELEEELVCVHKEAAKKVGEIEDKLKKELKHLHHDAGIMRNETETAEERVAELARDLVEMEQKLLMVTKENKDLTAQIQSFGRSMSSLQNSRDHANEELNELKRKYDASLKELAQLREQQNLLNRERDALLSKATFSMNSTEENSLSHLEKLNQQLLSKDEQLLHLSSQLEDSYNQVQSFSKAMASLQNERDHLWNELEKFRKSEEGKQRTAAKPTTSPAEVQSLKKAMSSLQNDRDRLLKELKNLQQQYLQINQEITELHPLKAQLQEYQDKTKTFQIMQEELRQENLSWQHELHQLRMEKSSWEIHERRMKEQYLMAISDKDQQLSHLQNLIRELRSSSQTQPLKVQYQRQASPETSASSDGSQNLIYETELLRTQLNDSLKEIHQKELRIQQLNSKFSQLLEEKNTLSIQLCDTSQSLRENQQQYGDLCNHCAVLEKQVQELQAVSKEGPLNTDVAPGAPQEKNGVHRKSDPEELREPQQSFSEAQQQLCNTRQEVNELRKLLEEERDQRVAAENALSVAEEQIRRLEHSEWDSARTPIIGSCGTQEQALLIDLTSNSCRRTRSGVGWKRVMRSLCHSRTRVPLLAAIYFLMIHVLLILCFTGHL
- the GOLGB1 gene encoding golgin subfamily B member 1 isoform X13; the encoded protein is MLSRLSGLANVVLHELSGDDTDQNPLDPELHQESDMEFSNTTQEDVQERLAYAEQLVVELKDIIRQKDVQLQQKDEALQEERKAADNKIKKLKLHAKAKLTSLNKHIEEMKAQGGTVLPTEPQSEEQLSKFDKSSAEMEEFVVMKQQLREKEELISTLQAELSQTQAEQAAQVVREKDARFETQVRLHEDELLQLVTQADVETEMQQKLRVLQRKLEEHEESLVGRAQVVDLLQQELTAAEQRNRVLSQQLQQMEAECNTLRNTVETERQESKILLEKMELEVAERKLSFHNLQEEMRHLLEQFEQAGQAQAELESRYSALEKKHKAEMEEKTSHILSLQKTGQELQSACDALKDQNAKLFQDKNEQAVQSSQTIQQLEDQLQQKSKEISQFLNKPPLQQHETASQTSFPDVYNEGTQAVTEENIASLQKRVVELENEKGALLLSSIELEELKAENEKLSSQITLLEAQNRTGEADREISEISIVDITNKRRSSTEENGHDVLENTFSQKHKELSVLLLEMKEAQEEIAFLKLQLQGKRAEEGDYEILDQKEMKQMEGEGIALTKMKVFPEDTGQDFPLMPNEESSLSAVEKEQESTEHQNRTSEEISLNYAGVELQSTKQDGDKSLSSVSDTGQCHQNELERLKSQILELELNFHKAQEIYENNLDEKVKEISNLTQLIEEFKKNADTTSGAFTALSEERDRLLSQVKELSIVTELRAQVKQLEMNLAEAERQRRLDYESQTTHHNLLTEQIHSLSIEAKSKDVKIEVLQNELDDMQLQFSEQSTLIRSLQSQLQKKESEVLEGAERVRDISNKVEELSLALSQKELEIAKMDQLLLEKKRDVETLQQTIEEKDQQVTEISFSMTEKMVQLNEEKFSLGVEIKTLKEQLNLLSRAEEAKKEQVEEDNEVASGLKQNYDEMSPAGLTSKEELQRELDLLKKESEQRKRKLQAALINRKELLQRVSILEEELANLKDESKKEIPLSESERGDVEEDKENKEYSEKSVTSKCQEIEISLKQTISEKEVELDHIRKNLEEKMAAEEQLQAVVKQMNQTLQDKTNQIDLLQAKINEKQAVIQKLTTSNKDAGDGDSVALVKETLVVSPPCTDSGEPWKPELEEKILALEKEKEQLQKKLQEALTSRKAILKKAQEKERHLREELKQQKDDYNHLQEQFDEQSKENENIGDQLRQLQIQVRESIEGKLPGTDQQESYSPTPGFEEPLFKATEQHHTQPVLESNLCPDWPAHSEDASALQDGTSVTQMKAQLKEMEAEKEELELKVNSTTSELTKKSEEVFQLQEQINKQGLEIESLKTASHEAEVHAESLQQKLESSQLQIAGLEHLRELQPELDELRKLISKKEDDVSYLSGQLSEKEAALTKVRTEIIEQEDLIKALHTQLEMQAKEHNERIKQLQVELCEMKQKPEETGEESKAKQQIQRKLQAALISRKEALKENKSLQEELSLARGTIERLTKSLTDVESQISVQNKEKDTFLGRLALLQEERDKLITEMDRSLLENQSLSGSCESLKLALEGLTEDKEKLVKEIESLKSSKIAESTEWQEKHKELQKEYEILLQSYENVSNEAERIQHVVEAVRQEKQELYVKLRSTEANKKETEKQLQEAEQEMEEMKEKMRKFAKSKQQKILELEEENDRLRAEVHPAGGTAKECMETLVSSNSSMKEELERVKMEYETLSKKFQSLMSEKESLSEEVQDLKHQIEGNVSKQANLEATEKHDNQMNVTEEATQSMPGETKEQDSLSMSTRPACSESVPSENSANPDVSENLSSHDEINNYLQQIDQLKERIVGLEEEQQKNKEFSQTLENERNALLSQVSTKDGEVKMLQEEVTKMNLLNQQIQEELSRVTKLKETAEEEKDDLEERLMNQLAELNGSIGNYCQDVTDAQIKNELLESEMKNLKRCVSELEEEKQQLVKEKTKVESEIRKEYLEKIQGAQKEPGNKSHTKELQELLKEKQQEVKQLQKDCIRYQEKISALERTVKALEFVQSESQKDLEITKENLAQAVEYRKKAEAELASFKVLLDDTQSEAARVLADNLKLKKELQSNKESVKSQMKQKDEDLERRLEQAEEKHLKEKKNMQEKLDALRREKVHLEETIGEIQVTLNKKDKEVQQLQENLDSTVAQLAAFTKSMSSLQDDRDRVIDEAKKWERKFSDAIQTKEEEIRLKEENCSVLKDQLRQMSIHMEELKINISRLEHDRQIWESKAQTEVQLQQKVCDTLQGENKELLSQLEETRHLYHNSQNELAKLESEFKILKEQLTDLSNSLEKCKEQKENLEGIIRQQEADIQNSKFIYEQLETDLQASRELTSKLHEEINMKEQKIISLLSGKEEAIQVAIAELQQQHDKEIKELENLLSQEEEENIVLEEENKKAVDKTYQLMETLKNIKKENIQQKAQLDSFVKSMSSLQNDRDRIVGDYQQLEERHLSVILEKDQLIQEAAAENNKLKEEIRGLRSHMDDLNSENAKLDAELIQYREDLNQVISIKDSQQKQLLEAQLQQNKELQNKYAKLEEKLKESEEANEDLQRSSNVLQEEKRDLSKEIESLKVSVSQLKRQVTALQEEGTVGIYHAQLKVKEEELQKLTAVLSSSQKRITELEEELVCVHKEAAKKVGEIEDKLKKELKHLHHDAGIMRNETETAEERVAELARDLVEMEQKLLMVTKENKDLTAQIQSFGRSMSSLQNSRDHANEELNELKRKYDASLKELAQLREQQNLLNRERDALLSKATFSMNSTEENSLSHLEKLNQQLLSKDEQLLHLSSQLEDSYNQVQSFSKAMASLQNERDHLWNELEKFRKSEEGKQRTAAKPTTSPAEVQSLKKAMSSLQNDRDRLLKELKNLQQQYLQINQEITELHPLKAQLQEYQDKTKTFQIMQEELRQENLSWQHELHQLRMEKSSWEIHERRMKEQYLMAISDKDQQLSHLQNLIRELRSSSQTQPLKVQYQRQASPETSASSDGSQNLIYETELLRTQLNDSLKEIHQKELRIQQLNSKFSQLLEEKNTLSIQLCDTSQSLRENQQQYGDLCNHCAVLEKQVQELQAVSKEGPLNTDVAPGAPQEKNGVHRKSDPEELREPQQSFSEAQQQLCNTRQEVNELRKLLEEERDQRVAAENALSVAEEQIRRLEHSEWDSARTPIIGSCGTQEQALLIDLTSNSCRRTRSGVGWKRVMRSLCHSRTRVPLLAAIYFLMIHVLLILCFTGHL